Genomic DNA from Pelosinus sp. UFO1:
GTAATTAAAGGTCTGGTTATTGTAATTGCAGTTATTGTAGATCAATTTCAAAGAAATATGGAAAATAAACTGGCTCTTGAAGGGAAAAATAGTTAGGAGGAGTTACTGTGTTAAAAGGGATTCCTGATATTATCTCACCAGAACTTTTAAAAATATTACATGAGATGGGGCATGGCGATGATTTAGTCATTGGAGATGCCAACTATCCTGCAGCCAGTAATGGTAAAAGGCTCGTTCGCTGTGACGGTCATGGTGTTCCTCAATTACTGGATGCAATTTTGCAATTTTATCCTTTGGATAGTTATGTAGATCATCCTGTTTCCTTAATGCAAGTGGCGCCGGGGGATACAACGATTCCAGAAATT
This window encodes:
- a CDS encoding RbsD/FucU family protein, with amino-acid sequence MLKGIPDIISPELLKILHEMGHGDDLVIGDANYPAASNGKRLVRCDGHGVPQLLDAILQFYPLDSYVDHPVSLMQVAPGDTTIPEIHEDIKTVVSRYEERGDKVIEYVERFAFYERTRKAYAIVATTERKLYGCMIIKKGVIK